The Ornithinimicrobium faecis genome includes a window with the following:
- a CDS encoding LysE family translocator, whose amino-acid sequence MSAAFLLTALVIVATPGTGALFTIGTGLARGARASTLAAFACTLGTLPHLVAAITGLAAVLQASGVAFAIIKYAGVAYLLYLAWTTWRDKGSLSLDRETEPTSAWALVSTGITLNLLNPKLTIFFFAFLPQFVPAGEGAVLAMLGLSAVFMALTFVVFAAYGALAAGLRNQVLSRPRMLVTMRKIFAATFVALAGRLAVQSR is encoded by the coding sequence ATGTCGGCAGCCTTCCTGCTCACAGCACTGGTCATCGTCGCGACACCGGGCACCGGGGCCCTGTTCACCATCGGCACGGGCCTGGCCCGTGGAGCCCGGGCAAGCACCCTGGCCGCGTTCGCCTGCACCCTGGGGACGTTGCCCCACCTCGTGGCCGCGATCACCGGTCTCGCCGCCGTTCTCCAGGCGAGCGGAGTGGCCTTCGCGATCATCAAGTACGCCGGCGTCGCCTACCTGCTCTACCTGGCCTGGACCACGTGGCGCGACAAGGGCTCCCTGTCCCTCGACCGGGAAACGGAGCCGACCTCAGCCTGGGCGCTGGTGTCTACGGGCATCACGCTGAACCTACTGAACCCCAAGCTCACCATCTTCTTTTTCGCCTTCCTGCCCCAGTTCGTCCCCGCTGGCGAGGGTGCCGTCCTGGCGATGCTGGGGCTCAGTGCCGTCTTCATGGCGCTCACGTTCGTGGTGTTCGCCGCCTACGGAGCGCTCGCTGCCGGCCTGCGCAACCAGGTGCTCTCAAGGCCACGGATGCTGGTCACGATGCGCAAGATCTTCGCAGCAACGTTCGTGGCACTCGCGGGCCGACTTGCCGTGCAGAGCCGCTAG
- a CDS encoding nitroreductase family protein, with the protein MTNQNAILLTALKSLRQSRRFLDTPVAQADLEELLEVARWTGSAKNTQPWHLVVVTDPETNKALAGCGDFAGFLENVTASIVVAMEGDNRGVAYDDGRLQERVMLAGKALGIGSGTAWFSHRAQRQQVRDLLGIPDHLEPWSAIGLGYTDVSQEQAAPQLSGRKPIEEISSWGQFGRPAPGNS; encoded by the coding sequence ATGACAAACCAGAATGCCATTCTACTAACCGCCCTGAAGAGTCTGCGTCAGTCCCGGCGGTTCCTGGACACCCCGGTGGCGCAGGCTGACCTCGAGGAGCTCCTCGAGGTGGCCCGGTGGACCGGGAGCGCCAAGAACACCCAGCCGTGGCACCTGGTGGTGGTGACTGACCCCGAGACCAACAAGGCTCTCGCCGGCTGCGGTGATTTCGCCGGCTTCCTCGAGAACGTCACTGCGTCCATCGTCGTCGCCATGGAGGGGGATAACCGCGGGGTCGCCTACGATGACGGCCGCCTGCAGGAGCGCGTCATGCTCGCGGGCAAGGCCCTGGGCATCGGCAGTGGCACGGCCTGGTTCAGCCACCGAGCACAACGTCAGCAGGTGCGTGACCTGCTCGGGATTCCGGACCACCTGGAGCCGTGGTCCGCCATCGGCCTGGGCTACACAGACGTCTCCCAGGAGCAGGCCGCACCTCAGCTGTCCGGTCGCAAGCCCATCGAGGAGATCAGCAGTTGGGGTCAGTTCGGCAGGCCCGCTCCGGGCAACTCCTGA
- a CDS encoding MmcQ/YjbR family DNA-binding protein, whose protein sequence is MADRPDVPPEWIQRLSDLFDTLPEAYQERAWVGTRWRVGQATIAHVFGGEDQLFRVVFRAELGEVMVFEHSGPPYFKAGWGDNVVGIVLDESTDWEELGEMLTESYCLQAPKHLAGQVIGGTRSSGDAQ, encoded by the coding sequence GTGGCTGATCGTCCCGATGTCCCGCCAGAGTGGATCCAGCGTCTTAGCGACCTCTTTGACACGCTCCCGGAGGCCTATCAGGAGCGTGCCTGGGTGGGCACCCGCTGGCGAGTCGGCCAGGCAACGATTGCCCATGTGTTCGGCGGCGAGGACCAGCTCTTCCGGGTCGTCTTTCGCGCCGAGCTGGGCGAGGTGATGGTCTTCGAGCACTCCGGTCCGCCCTATTTCAAGGCCGGCTGGGGCGACAACGTCGTGGGCATCGTCCTGGACGAGAGCACCGACTGGGAGGAGTTGGGGGAGATGCTCACCGAGTCCTACTGTCTCCAGGCGCCAAAACATCTCGCTGGTCAGGTCATCGGCGGCACGAGGTCGAGTGGCGACGCCCAGTGA
- a CDS encoding barstar family protein produces MPDRPNARRDLPFLRSGPLSHVHVDAWPLLDAHLDRWGYLRIELDGRRMTSRPEAHRHIGEVFGFPDWYGAGWDAFNDCIGQFVVDHDGQRVAVIWRHLEVMARVAPATLAEVGWGLLETQIGDMPAQNPANHTRVELVVFAVGDGPDFDRPE; encoded by the coding sequence GTGCCTGACCGTCCCAACGCCCGCCGTGACCTGCCGTTCCTGCGCTCCGGCCCGCTGTCCCACGTCCACGTGGATGCCTGGCCCCTGCTGGACGCCCACCTGGACCGGTGGGGCTATCTGCGGATCGAGCTCGACGGACGTCGCATGACCTCCCGCCCGGAGGCGCACCGCCACATCGGCGAGGTCTTTGGCTTCCCCGACTGGTATGGCGCCGGGTGGGATGCCTTCAACGACTGCATCGGTCAGTTCGTCGTGGACCACGACGGTCAGCGCGTGGCCGTCATCTGGCGGCACCTGGAGGTCATGGCACGGGTCGCTCCGGCCACGCTGGCCGAGGTCGGGTGGGGGTTGCTCGAGACGCAGATCGGCGACATGCCGGCTCAGAACCCGGCCAATCACACCCGGGTTGAGCTCGTCGTCTTTGCGGTGGGCGACGGCCCTGACTTCGACCGTCCCGAGTGA
- a CDS encoding alpha/beta fold hydrolase — protein MSPSGLVVHECGTPDGPELVLLHGLTEAGTTWPDAVDRWAADWRILAPDLRGHGDSPRFSDAQLTSVMEVMVADVIALLESVCRGPATLLGHSLGGRVGVLVASRRPDLVERLVLEDPALASVAAATESFVAEQEAFLDTFADGGAAEISRMREVTSWSDAEIRAWAACKSQVDRAMIAHLHLGEWDVAAVLNDLRVPTLLVVPADGETARHRCIVTNPLVGASLLPGVGHCVRRDDPEAFHAVVDPFLTKARRGHPPDPARDPSHAPGGH, from the coding sequence GTGAGCCCTTCCGGCCTGGTCGTGCACGAGTGTGGCACGCCGGATGGGCCCGAGTTGGTGCTGCTGCACGGTCTGACAGAAGCCGGCACCACCTGGCCGGACGCAGTGGACCGCTGGGCTGCAGACTGGCGGATCCTGGCTCCCGACCTGCGCGGGCACGGCGACTCACCGCGGTTCAGCGACGCGCAGCTGACGTCGGTGATGGAGGTCATGGTCGCCGATGTGATCGCCCTCCTGGAGTCCGTATGCCGAGGGCCGGCGACCCTGCTCGGCCACTCCCTCGGTGGTCGGGTGGGGGTGCTGGTCGCCTCCCGACGTCCGGATCTGGTGGAACGGTTGGTGCTGGAGGACCCGGCCCTGGCCAGCGTGGCAGCGGCCACGGAGTCGTTCGTGGCCGAGCAGGAGGCCTTCCTGGACACCTTCGCCGACGGGGGAGCCGCGGAGATCTCCCGCATGCGCGAGGTGACGTCGTGGTCGGACGCTGAGATCCGGGCGTGGGCAGCCTGCAAGTCTCAGGTTGACCGGGCGATGATCGCGCACCTGCACCTGGGGGAGTGGGACGTCGCTGCCGTGCTGAATGACCTGCGGGTCCCGACGCTGTTGGTGGTGCCCGCCGATGGTGAGACCGCCCGCCACCGCTGCATCGTCACCAACCCACTCGTGGGTGCCTCGCTCCTGCCCGGGGTGGGTCACTGCGTGCGCCGCGACGACCCGGAGGCCTTCCACGCCGTGGTCGATCCGTTCTTGACCAAGGCACGCCGTGGGCACCCGCCCGACCCAGCCCGCGATCCCAGCCACGCCCCAGGAGGACACTGA
- a CDS encoding GyrI-like domain-containing protein, giving the protein MSEKVDLKKSLDGYQARTGQFRLLDVPELIYLMVDGQGDPNSAPAFAQALQALYPVAYTLKFASRRELGRDFVVPPLEGLWWAKDMDAFTAARDKSRWDWTVMLLVPDWIDSQLVESAIETVRAKKSRPPRIDDLRVESLAEGRCVQTLHVGAFDDEAAVLAQLHHEFIPGQGLALTGTHHEIYLSDVRRVAPDRQRTILRQPVRPA; this is encoded by the coding sequence ATGAGCGAGAAGGTCGACCTCAAGAAGAGCCTCGACGGCTATCAGGCCCGCACGGGCCAGTTCCGGCTCCTCGACGTCCCTGAGCTGATCTATCTGATGGTTGACGGGCAGGGTGACCCCAACTCGGCACCGGCCTTCGCGCAGGCTCTTCAGGCGCTCTATCCGGTGGCCTACACGCTGAAGTTCGCGAGTCGGCGGGAGCTGGGCCGGGACTTTGTGGTCCCTCCGCTGGAGGGGCTGTGGTGGGCGAAGGACATGGACGCGTTCACCGCGGCCCGCGACAAGTCACGCTGGGACTGGACCGTGATGCTGCTGGTGCCTGACTGGATCGACAGCCAGCTCGTCGAGTCGGCCATCGAGACGGTCCGCGCCAAGAAGTCGCGACCACCGAGGATCGATGACCTGCGCGTGGAGTCCCTGGCGGAGGGGCGGTGCGTGCAGACGCTGCACGTCGGCGCCTTCGACGACGAGGCGGCCGTGTTGGCGCAGTTGCACCACGAGTTCATCCCGGGCCAGGGGCTGGCCCTGACCGGCACGCACCACGAGATCTATCTCAGTGACGTCCGCCGGGTCGCTCCGGACAGGCAGCGCACGATCCTGCGACAGCCGGTGAGGCCCGCGTGA
- a CDS encoding DHA2 family efflux MFS transporter permease subunit, producing MSGPGTTEQRSPWPALWALVVGFFMILVDSTIVSVATPTLMEAFDTDVNGVLWVSSAYLLAYAVPLLVTGRLGDRFGPRPVYLTGLAVFTVASLWCGLSGELGLGLSGLIAARVVQGLGASLMTPQTMTVITRTFPAERRGTAMALWGATAGVATLAGPLLGGLLLDSLGWEWIFFVNLPVGVIGWVLAFRLVPRLATHSHRFDLLGVVLSGVGLFCLVFGLQEGQVYDWGTIWSWISVPLLIGVGIALLGLFIGWQARNRREPLVPLRLFGDRNFSLANVAITTMGFTITAMIFPFYIWAQSVRGLSPTQAALVMAPSSVLSFLLARYAGQLTDRVHPRILVGSGTVLLAAGLGLLTLAMTPTAPLWQALAAAAVLGVANPLIWGPLSTTATRNLPMADAGAGAGVYNTTRQLGAVLGSAAIAVLMQARITAHLGSGGPAGSPGGAGASGADLPPMVADGLSRALAESLYLPMGVILLGALAALFFERPRHLLRR from the coding sequence GTGAGCGGACCCGGCACCACCGAGCAACGCAGCCCCTGGCCGGCCCTGTGGGCGCTGGTGGTCGGCTTCTTCATGATCCTGGTCGACTCCACCATCGTCTCGGTGGCCACCCCCACCCTGATGGAGGCCTTCGACACCGACGTCAACGGCGTCCTGTGGGTCAGTTCGGCCTACCTGCTGGCGTATGCCGTGCCTCTGCTGGTCACCGGGAGGCTGGGTGACCGCTTCGGTCCCCGACCGGTCTATCTGACCGGCTTGGCAGTCTTCACCGTCGCCTCCCTCTGGTGCGGGCTGTCCGGTGAGCTCGGGCTGGGACTGAGCGGACTGATCGCCGCCCGCGTGGTGCAGGGCCTCGGCGCCTCGCTGATGACACCGCAGACGATGACCGTCATCACCCGCACCTTCCCGGCGGAGCGACGCGGCACGGCGATGGCCCTGTGGGGAGCGACCGCGGGCGTCGCGACGCTGGCCGGTCCGCTGCTCGGTGGCCTGCTGCTGGACTCACTGGGCTGGGAGTGGATCTTCTTCGTCAACCTGCCGGTCGGCGTCATCGGGTGGGTCCTGGCCTTCCGGCTGGTCCCGAGGCTGGCGACGCACTCGCACCGCTTCGACCTGCTCGGTGTCGTGCTGAGCGGCGTCGGCCTGTTCTGCCTGGTCTTCGGCCTCCAGGAGGGCCAGGTTTACGACTGGGGCACCATCTGGTCCTGGATCTCCGTGCCGCTGCTGATCGGCGTCGGGATCGCCCTGCTCGGCCTGTTCATCGGGTGGCAGGCCCGCAACCGCCGCGAGCCGCTGGTGCCGCTGCGGCTGTTCGGTGACCGCAACTTCTCCCTGGCCAATGTCGCCATCACCACGATGGGCTTCACCATCACCGCGATGATCTTCCCCTTCTACATCTGGGCCCAGTCCGTGCGCGGCCTCTCCCCGACGCAGGCCGCCCTGGTCATGGCTCCCTCGTCCGTGCTGTCCTTCCTGCTCGCCCGGTATGCCGGCCAACTCACCGACCGGGTCCACCCGCGGATCCTCGTCGGCAGCGGCACCGTCCTGCTCGCCGCGGGCCTGGGGCTGCTGACCCTGGCCATGACACCGACCGCTCCGTTGTGGCAGGCGCTGGCCGCCGCTGCCGTGCTGGGCGTCGCCAACCCGCTGATCTGGGGGCCCCTGTCGACCACCGCGACCCGCAACCTGCCGATGGCCGACGCGGGCGCCGGGGCGGGCGTCTACAACACCACCCGCCAGCTGGGCGCGGTGCTGGGCAGTGCCGCGATCGCGGTGCTCATGCAGGCCCGGATCACCGCCCACCTTGGGTCAGGTGGTCCAGCTGGCTCTCCCGGCGGTGCTGGGGCGAGTGGCGCCGATCTGCCCCCGATGGTGGCGGACGGGCTGTCGCGGGCGCTGGCCGAGTCCCTCTACCTGCCGATGGGCGTCATCCTGCTCGGGGCCCTCGCGGCGCTCTTCTTCGAAAGGCCGCGTCACCTGCTCCGTCGGTGA
- a CDS encoding patatin-like phospholipase family protein, producing the protein MPGLSSNVTDTALLFEGGGMRASHTSGMVVALLEAGIHLDWVGGISAGASNAANYLSRDADRARRSFTDFAADPKFGDVRTFVRGEGLFNARYIYQEAGLPGQALAFDWDTYAANPAAFRIGGFNATTGEQVHWGRDDVHDIHDLMIRVQASSTMPVLMPPVTIDGQIYVDGALGPAGGIPLDAARADGYGKFLAVLTRERGYVKPPQGGEWFFRRHFRKFPAVAEALMRRSQRYNATREELVELERQGLAYLFVPEQMPVGNGERNVGKLAASHRAGLAQARRELPAIREFLGLAPQ; encoded by the coding sequence GTGCCCGGCCTCTCCTCCAACGTCACCGACACCGCCCTGCTGTTTGAGGGTGGCGGCATGCGCGCCAGCCACACCTCTGGCATGGTCGTCGCGCTGCTCGAGGCCGGGATCCACCTGGACTGGGTCGGGGGCATCTCAGCCGGTGCCAGCAACGCCGCCAACTACCTGTCCCGGGACGCCGACCGGGCCCGCCGCTCCTTCACCGACTTCGCCGCCGACCCAAAGTTCGGTGACGTGCGGACCTTCGTGCGCGGCGAGGGCCTGTTCAACGCCCGCTACATCTATCAGGAGGCCGGTCTGCCGGGGCAGGCGCTCGCCTTCGACTGGGACACCTACGCCGCCAACCCCGCCGCCTTCCGGATCGGCGGGTTCAACGCCACGACGGGCGAGCAGGTGCACTGGGGGCGCGACGACGTTCACGACATCCACGACCTGATGATCCGGGTGCAGGCCTCCTCGACGATGCCGGTCCTGATGCCGCCGGTCACCATCGACGGGCAGATCTATGTCGACGGCGCCCTCGGTCCTGCTGGAGGCATCCCGCTGGACGCCGCCCGAGCCGACGGCTACGGCAAGTTCCTGGCGGTCCTGACCCGAGAGCGTGGCTACGTCAAACCACCCCAGGGCGGCGAGTGGTTCTTTCGCCGGCACTTCCGCAAGTTTCCCGCCGTCGCCGAGGCCCTGATGCGCCGCAGCCAGCGTTACAACGCCACTCGCGAGGAGCTCGTCGAGCTGGAGCGCCAGGGACTGGCCTACCTCTTTGTCCCAGAGCAGATGCCGGTCGGCAACGGGGAGCGCAACGTCGGCAAGCTCGCCGCGAGCCACCGGGCCGGTCTGGCTCAGGCGCGTCGGGAGCTGCCGGCGATCCGGGAGTTCCTCGGGCTGGCGCCGCAATGA
- a CDS encoding multidrug effflux MFS transporter codes for MTSRTGPSARRAGLLITAILASLAMIGPFTIDTVFPAFASMGRDFDASTAAMQQVTSIYLISFAVMSILHGPLSDTLGRKPVMLTGLGLYVLATIGCALSPSLPVLLAFRALQGACAGAATIVSRAVIRDLYSGPEAHRLMSQVMMIFSIAPAIAPVAGGLLLAWGPWPIIFWAIAGYGVAIAVATAIVLPETLPPQDRQPLRLASIVAGLLEVARHPGFGRLALATTFVFAAQFVYIVSAPIMMVDLLGKGEQDFWILFAPLITGMMLGAWLSGRLAGRVDTSVLVDRAVLAALIAAGLNLTLMLTVPTLPWAVLGPACIAFAVAIAFPVLQLAMLDLFPHHRGSAASLATFASLVFNALLAGAISPLVTGSLTVLALSSTVFAVVGAGFWLLHRRLESVAGPAVSP; via the coding sequence ATGACGAGCAGGACCGGTCCCAGCGCACGGCGCGCCGGTCTGCTCATCACCGCGATCCTGGCCTCCCTGGCCATGATCGGTCCGTTCACGATTGACACGGTCTTCCCGGCCTTCGCATCGATGGGTCGTGACTTCGACGCCAGCACCGCGGCCATGCAGCAGGTCACCAGCATCTATCTCATCTCGTTTGCGGTGATGAGCATCCTGCACGGACCGCTGTCGGACACCCTGGGCCGCAAGCCGGTCATGCTCACCGGCCTGGGGCTGTATGTGCTGGCCACGATCGGGTGCGCCCTTTCCCCCAGCCTGCCGGTGCTGTTGGCCTTCCGGGCACTCCAGGGAGCCTGTGCTGGTGCGGCCACCATCGTCAGCCGTGCGGTGATCCGTGATCTCTACAGCGGGCCCGAGGCTCACCGGTTGATGAGTCAGGTGATGATGATCTTCAGCATCGCCCCCGCCATCGCCCCGGTCGCCGGCGGCCTGCTGCTGGCCTGGGGTCCCTGGCCGATCATCTTCTGGGCCATCGCCGGCTATGGCGTGGCCATCGCCGTGGCCACCGCGATCGTCCTCCCGGAGACGCTGCCCCCGCAGGACCGACAGCCGCTGCGCCTCGCATCGATCGTCGCCGGTCTGCTTGAGGTCGCCCGCCACCCCGGGTTCGGGCGCCTGGCCCTGGCCACCACCTTCGTCTTCGCGGCCCAGTTCGTCTATATCGTCTCGGCCCCGATCATGATGGTGGACCTGCTGGGCAAGGGAGAGCAGGATTTCTGGATCCTCTTCGCCCCGCTGATCACCGGCATGATGCTCGGCGCGTGGCTCTCGGGACGCCTCGCCGGACGCGTCGACACCTCGGTGCTGGTGGACCGTGCCGTGTTGGCGGCGCTGATCGCCGCAGGCCTCAACCTCACGTTGATGTTGACCGTGCCGACGTTGCCGTGGGCCGTCCTGGGGCCGGCCTGCATTGCCTTCGCGGTCGCCATCGCGTTCCCGGTGCTGCAGCTGGCGATGCTCGATCTCTTCCCCCACCACCGCGGGTCGGCAGCGTCGCTGGCGACCTTCGCCAGCCTGGTCTTCAACGCCCTGCTCGCCGGGGCGATCTCACCGCTGGTGACCGGCTCGCTGACCGTGTTGGCGCTGTCCAGCACCGTGTTTGCGGTGGTGGGAGCCGGTTTCTGGCTCCTGCACCGCCGTCTCGAGTCAGTCGCTGGTCCCGCGGTCAGCCCGTGA
- a CDS encoding L,D-transpeptidase family protein, with protein sequence MTSITHARMNRRTLLRGGLGVAAGAALLPLGNTLGGSALAATASTRLLRRGNTGTAVSSLQSDLSDTGYWCGSVDGIFGHLTQQAVWAAQKHHQLATDGVVGPLTRNAVASGSLPQPKGGGGTRIEVHLGRQLLLVVRGGQTVHAFNTSTGNGEPYTLDGHTYRAVTNQGSWKVYSTWSSGWQHGSLGDMWRPMYYDRGWAVHGSTSIPTYPASHGCSRLSTAAMDYLWSSGAMAMGSRVTVTG encoded by the coding sequence ATGACGTCGATCACGCATGCCCGAATGAACCGGCGCACGCTGCTGCGAGGGGGACTGGGCGTCGCCGCCGGAGCCGCTCTGCTGCCACTGGGCAACACCCTGGGTGGCAGCGCCCTGGCCGCGACAGCGTCCACCCGGCTGCTGCGTCGCGGCAACACGGGCACCGCTGTCAGTTCGTTGCAGAGCGACCTGAGTGACACTGGATACTGGTGCGGCAGCGTGGACGGCATCTTCGGGCACCTCACCCAGCAGGCGGTCTGGGCTGCGCAGAAGCACCACCAGCTGGCCACCGACGGCGTCGTCGGTCCGCTCACCCGCAACGCGGTGGCGTCCGGGTCGCTGCCCCAGCCGAAGGGTGGCGGCGGCACCCGCATCGAGGTCCACCTGGGGCGACAGTTGCTCCTCGTGGTCCGCGGCGGCCAGACCGTCCACGCCTTCAACACCAGCACCGGCAACGGTGAGCCCTACACCCTCGACGGACACACCTATCGGGCGGTCACCAACCAGGGATCCTGGAAGGTCTACTCGACGTGGAGCTCTGGCTGGCAACACGGATCGCTGGGGGACATGTGGCGCCCGATGTACTACGACCGCGGGTGGGCAGTGCACGGGTCGACCTCGATCCCGACCTATCCCGCCTCGCACGGGTGTTCCCGCCTGTCCACCGCGGCGATGGACTATCTGTGGAGCTCCGGCGCCATGGCGATGGGGTCGCGCGTCACCGTCACGGGCTGA
- a CDS encoding prolipoprotein diacylglyceryl transferase, whose amino-acid sequence MYPTLGDLLGVDLPIGTHEFFVGLGVVVGLVVVGIRLLQTGAGRDERMLWIVAGALIGGAVFMRLGTWLQDIDLRDNASFVEQWLYGNRSILGGLVGAWLGVHVAKAITGYPARTGDLFAPAVALGMAVGRWGCHLTELPGTPNPLGFGPVLDPATAQRLGGVAGVPLHASLLYEAVFHAIAFGLIWWSLSRRRFPQGETFVLYIASYAVLRLLVEFVRGNEVVWMGLSRPQLFLLAVVPLVLARIAWQAHRGVYSRQETHSVEQQHDSADSRADLPVSREAGR is encoded by the coding sequence ATGTATCCCACGCTGGGCGACCTCCTGGGCGTCGACCTGCCGATCGGCACCCACGAGTTCTTCGTGGGCCTCGGCGTCGTCGTGGGGCTCGTCGTGGTCGGCATCAGACTCCTGCAGACCGGGGCCGGCCGCGACGAGCGGATGCTCTGGATCGTTGCCGGCGCCCTCATCGGTGGCGCGGTCTTCATGCGACTGGGCACCTGGCTGCAGGACATCGACCTGCGGGACAACGCCTCGTTCGTCGAGCAGTGGCTCTATGGCAACCGCAGCATCCTCGGCGGCCTGGTCGGTGCCTGGCTCGGGGTGCACGTGGCCAAGGCGATCACCGGCTATCCCGCCCGGACCGGCGATCTCTTCGCGCCGGCCGTGGCGCTCGGCATGGCGGTGGGCCGGTGGGGCTGTCACCTCACCGAGCTGCCCGGCACGCCCAACCCGCTGGGTTTCGGCCCGGTCCTGGACCCGGCCACCGCGCAGCGGCTCGGTGGTGTCGCGGGGGTCCCGTTGCACGCCAGCCTGCTCTATGAGGCGGTCTTTCACGCGATCGCCTTCGGGCTTATCTGGTGGAGCCTGTCGCGGCGGCGGTTCCCGCAGGGTGAGACCTTCGTGCTCTACATCGCCTCGTATGCCGTGCTCCGCCTCCTCGTCGAGTTCGTCCGGGGCAATGAGGTGGTCTGGATGGGACTGAGTCGGCCCCAGTTGTTCCTCCTGGCGGTGGTTCCCCTCGTGCTCGCCCGGATCGCATGGCAGGCTCATCGCGGGGTCTATTCACGACAGGAGACACACAGCGTGGAGCAACAGCACGACAGCGCGGACTCACGGGCGGATCTGCCGGTGTCGCGGGAGGCCGGCAGATGA
- a CDS encoding radical SAM protein, giving the protein MSAKVGSGAALRDFRVHRYVNAFCPHCHEEAPDRPLEDVRRLSGWLAERDGKIFLERGCPDHGFVRTLYDESAQILRYLEEWTAPTKEHTADVTGNFKPVPSAYADGLPQMQTQHTCILLEDITDHCNLKCPTCFAESAPALAATAPLEEILASIDTRLSRENNRLDVLMISGGEPTLHPQFEELLEAAVARPIVRILVNSNGLRIARDDALLALLRKHRERVEVYLQFDGLTAQASKHHRGADLRRFKELAIQRLSANGIFTTLTMTAALGVNDEEIGDVLDLGLATPYVGGVTIQPVFGSGRSAGIDAMERLTHTGVLSRLGPQTDGRVTWQDLTALPCSHPHCCSVGYLLRDDAGEWKSLVALIGHDRLKEFLDLEPDVLANRIADQELPAQLRRVVKDSLLDLLSEQSSLSHPNIGSLWRDICTNCDIGIGTLTRLATAGLPGGQAKLRAMLGERVLRVTVKPFMDINTMIEERLTQCCVHVATVNEQDNSHQCAPFCAVQAWAPLSRTRLSTATGGRRNLLEATT; this is encoded by the coding sequence ATGAGTGCCAAGGTCGGCTCCGGAGCAGCCCTGCGGGACTTCCGGGTGCACCGCTATGTCAACGCCTTCTGCCCGCACTGTCACGAGGAGGCGCCGGACCGTCCGCTGGAGGACGTGCGCCGGCTCTCCGGCTGGCTCGCCGAGCGGGACGGCAAGATCTTCCTCGAGCGCGGCTGCCCCGACCACGGCTTCGTGCGCACCCTGTATGACGAGTCCGCGCAGATCCTGCGCTATCTGGAGGAGTGGACGGCCCCCACCAAGGAACACACCGCCGACGTGACGGGCAACTTCAAACCGGTCCCCTCGGCATACGCCGATGGGTTGCCCCAGATGCAGACCCAGCACACCTGCATCCTGCTCGAGGACATCACCGATCACTGCAACCTGAAGTGCCCCACCTGCTTTGCCGAGTCCGCCCCCGCCCTGGCCGCGACGGCGCCGCTGGAGGAGATCCTCGCCTCGATCGACACCCGGCTCTCGCGGGAGAACAACCGTCTCGACGTGCTGATGATCTCCGGTGGCGAGCCGACGCTGCACCCGCAGTTCGAGGAGCTCCTGGAGGCTGCGGTCGCCCGCCCGATCGTGCGGATCCTGGTCAACAGCAACGGGCTGCGGATCGCCCGCGACGACGCTCTGCTGGCGCTGCTGCGCAAGCACCGCGAGCGGGTGGAGGTCTATCTGCAGTTCGACGGGCTCACCGCGCAGGCCTCGAAGCACCACCGCGGCGCCGACCTGCGCCGGTTCAAGGAGTTGGCCATCCAGCGGCTCTCGGCGAACGGCATCTTCACCACGCTGACGATGACCGCCGCGCTGGGGGTCAACGACGAGGAGATCGGCGACGTGCTCGACCTGGGGCTGGCCACGCCCTATGTCGGGGGCGTGACCATCCAGCCGGTCTTCGGCTCGGGCCGCTCGGCCGGCATCGACGCGATGGAGCGGCTCACGCACACGGGGGTGCTCAGCCGGCTCGGCCCCCAGACCGATGGCCGGGTGACGTGGCAGGACCTGACCGCGCTGCCCTGCTCGCACCCGCACTGTTGCTCGGTGGGCTATCTGCTGCGCGACGACGCCGGTGAGTGGAAGTCGCTGGTGGCCCTGATCGGCCACGACCGGCTCAAGGAGTTCCTCGACCTGGAGCCGGACGTGCTGGCCAACCGGATCGCCGACCAGGAGCTGCCCGCGCAGTTGCGCCGCGTGGTCAAGGACAGCCTGCTGGACCTGCTCAGCGAGCAGTCCTCGTTGTCCCACCCCAACATCGGGTCCCTGTGGCGTGACATCTGCACCAACTGCGACATCGGCATCGGCACCCTGACCCGCCTGGCGACCGCTGGACTGCCCGGTGGCCAGGCCAAACTGCGCGCCATGTTGGGGGAACGGGTCCTGCGCGTCACCGTCAAACCGTTCATGGACATCAACACGATGATCGAGGAGCGGCTCACGCAGTGCTGCGTGCACGTGGCCACCGTCAATGAGCAGGACAACTCCCACCAGTGCGCGCCGTTCTGTGCCGTGCAGGCCTGGGCACCGCTGTCGCGCACCCGACTGTCGACCGCGACCGGTGGTCGGCGCAACCTGTTGGAGGCGACCACGTGA